From Parcubacteria group bacterium:
AGTTGGTTAATTTTCAGGAATTATCTCAAAAACAGGAAAATTTTTTGATAGATCGAATCGAGAAGAGCGAAGGAAAGATAATCGTTTTTATTCATCCGCATTATTCAGAGAAAGAATCAATTCATACGGATATAGGATTTGTGAGCGCGGATAGTTTGAGAGGTATGAGGGAAGCATTGCCAAGATTACTTGCCGGTCAAAAAGAAGGTCATCCTCCAATTTTTATTTTCCATGATGCAAATAAGGTGGTAGAGTTGGAAGGTTTGTTAAAGGAAAATTTATTCACGGACGCATTTGTCGTAGGAACACATCCGGATGATCCCACTCCGGAACAGAGTAGTTGGGAAGAGCTTCTTGAAAAATTAAAATCCGTCGGTACCAAGACGGTTATTTTGGCTGGCATGAATCTTGTTATCAGCTGGCCAGATGGCAACGGTGAGCCTGAATTGGCGGGCTGTGTAATGGAGGCAGCCAAAGAGTTTTCAAAGGAGTTTCTGGTTAGTATGTCACGGCGCGTTTATCCTAATACTAGAGAAGATTATCATCGTTATGGCGGTCCGACTGGGGCTAATAAATAAGTATTACCAATTAATAATAAAATCGTGTAGTCGGGGGCTATGATTGAGGACTCGTAGCCCCTTCTTTTTATATAGGTTAGCTAATACAATAGAGATATGAAAATCATTTGCATCTTATTCCACGTCGGAAAAAAGAAAAGCGAAATAACCCAAGATTCGCGGTGGCGTCTTTTGGCTGGGGCTGAATTAGCCAAGAAAAATGAAAAGGCACTGGTTCTATTTGTGGGAGGCGGAGGATTGGAAATTTTCGGAGCAGAACTCTTGAAAGAGTTTTGGGTTAAAAATTTTCCAGAAATTAAAAATGAATATTTTGTGCTAAATTCGTCCAACAATACTTTTGATAATCTCAAGGAAGTGCAAAGTTTTCTTGTAAAGAAAAGCATTTCTTTTCCCGAAGTTAATATTATCAGCAGTCTGTATCACCAAGAGCGATTGCAAAAAATTGCTAGCAAGTTAAATTCAAAAGCGACAATCTTGTCAGCTGAAGAGATTTTAATTTCAAAAAATAAGCAAATCGATGAGGTGAAAAAATATTTGAATTCAGCGGAGTACAGAAAAAAGATTTTTCTGGAATGGATTTTGAGAGCTTGTTTGTTTCTGGATTCAAAACAAAGAATGATCCGCGCCTGGCGTTGGTTTAGCTATAACCGATAGGAGCTAGCAACCTTTCATTAGGACTTTCATTCTTTCTACTTTCACTCCGATACTGTCCCAATACGCCAATATTCCCTCAATCGACCGCTCAAAAATGTTCCCGACTAATAACTGTCCTTCCCGCACAAAATAGTCCAGAAATGGGCTATTTTTTTGTTTTTGCTCAACTTGTAGTATAATCGGTGTAATAAGCATTAACCAATAAAAACTATGTCAAAAACAACAGAAAACTTGCAAGCGGCGTTTGCCGGAGAGTCGCAGGCTAATCGGCGCTATTTGGCTTTTGCTAAAAAAGCCGAGAGCGAAGGAAATCTGGGAATCGCAAAACTTTTTCGCGCGGCGGCGGAAGGAGAGACGATCCATGCACTGAGACACTTGCAAACATTAGGAGAGGTTAAGGATACGGCGGAGAACCTGAAAGCGGCGGTGGCGGGCGAAACTTATGAAATCGACATGATGTACCCGGAATTTCTGACACAGGCGCAAGCGGAAAATGAAAAAGGTGCGGAAGCTTCTTTTTCACAAGCGCTCAAGGTGGAAATGATCCATCAGGCGCTTTTTCAAAAAGCACTCCAAAAATTGGAAGCAGGGGAGGATCTTTCTGATGTGGATTATTATATTTGCCCGGTCTGTGGTTATCCGGCGATCTTGGAAGTGCCGGATTTTTGCCCAGTTTGCCAGACGCCAAAAGCTAAATTTCAAAAAAATTAGCTTGCACGTTTTTTCAATACGGGCTATAATAGAAAGGCGCTAAAGAGGCGTAGGATAAGCAAAAAACGAACGCTTTTTTGCTTTCTGTTTTAGTTTGTTGATTGTTGATCCTCCTCCGTCCCGAAACATCGGGACTATGGCGGACGAAGAAAAATGGTACCACGTGGTTATCTTTGGCTAGTGAGAATAATCGGTCTTATCGCTCTTTCCGTTTTGATTTTTATTGTGCTGAAAATTGATCCGGAAAAGGATATTTGGGCTAAACTATTTTTCTATCTCGCGTTTTTTTTCCTGCTCGGTTCTTGGTTCAATTTGGCCTTACTGCGAATGCGGAAAAATCGGATGCGGGGAGAATTGGTCGGTGATAATATCATACTTAGTCTGCATCAAGGCTTCCTTTTGGCACTGCTTGCGACAATCCTGCTTGTTCTTCAGGGATTGCGCATGCTTTTGTGGTGGGACGGACTTTTGGTAGTCGCTGGCATATTTCTGATTGAACTCTATTTTCTTTCTAGGGAGAATGATTGAATGTAAAAAATAATTTTGTAGTAAATAAAAAACCATATGGCAGAAGATAATAAAAAGGCGAAAAGTAACGGGCCTGCCCGCAATGCTTCGCATAGCGATGCAGGCGGGGAATATAATGCCAAATCAATCCAAGTCTTGGAAGGCTTGGAGCCAGTCAGAAAACGTCCCGGAATGTATATCGGCGGAACATCGGTCGATGGCTTGCATCATTTGATCTGGGAAGTAGTCAATAACTCGATCGATGAAGCGATGGCGGGTCGTTGTGATAGCATAATTGTTAAGTTGCTCCCGGATAACATAATTGAAATTGAGGATAATGGTGCTGGTATCCCAGTGGAAAAACATCCGCAGACAAAAAAATCTGCCCTGGAAACCGTACTAACGGTGCTTCATGCCGGTGGAAAGTTCGGTGGCAATGGCTATAAAATCTCTGGAGGATTGCATGGCGTGGGTGTCTCGGTAGTCAATGCGCTTTCGGCATATCTCCGCGCTGAAGTCAAGCGGGATGGAAAAATTTATGCGATGGAATTTGAAAGAGGCAAGCCAAAAAGCAAGGATCCAATCGTGGTGGGAAAAGCGAAAGAGACGGGAACAAAAATCATTTTTCAAGCTGATCCGCAAATTTTTCCCGAAATCAATTATTCCTGGGAAAGAATCCTCGGCTATCTGCGCCAGCAATCCTATCTGACACAAGGCATTAGTGTGAAAATTTATGACACGCGCGAAGCGGGCAAAGAACGGGCTTATGGCTTTTTGTTTGATGGCGGATTAGTGTCTTACATCAAGTTTCTTAATCGAGGAAAGGCAATCAAAAATGAAATGCCTTTTTATGCGCGCAAAGAACAGGAAGACACATTGGTCGAAGTAGCAGTGCAATATACTGATTCCTACAAGGAGCATGTGTTTTCTTTTGCCAACAATATTTCCACACCAGAAGGGGGAATGCACGAGGCGGGTTTTCGTTCAGCTCTCACGCGCGTCATCAATACTTATGCGAAAAAAACCGGTTTGTTGAAAGAGAAAGATGACAACTTTACGGCAGAAGATTTTCAAGAAGGCCTCACTGCAGTCATCAGTGTGAAACTGCGCAATCCGCAATTTGAAGGACAGACTAAGGCAAAATTGGGAAATGGTGAAATCCGTGGCATCGTTTCTTCGGCGACAGCTGAAGCGTTAGCGGAATACTTGGAAGCGCATCCGAATAATGCTAAGGCGATTATTTCTAAAATCTCCCTAACCTCAAAAGCGCGATTGGCAGCGCGTGCAGCGAAAGACGCTGTTATCCGCAAAGGCGCCCTGGAGGGAATGACCCTGCCGGGAAAATTGGCAGATTGTTCCAGTCGTGACGCTTCGCAATCTGAGATCTATATCGTAGAGGGAGACTCGGCTGGTGGTAGCGCTAAGCAAGGACGCAATCGACGCTTTCAGGCGATTTTGCCACTGCGGGGAAAATTAGTGAATGTGGAAAAAGCGACGCTGGACAAGGTGGTAAAATCGGACACACTAAAGCCGATCATTATTGCCTTGGGTGCCGGCATTGGTGATAGTTTGGATATTAACAAATTACGCTATCACAAAGTGATTATCATGGCCGATGCCGATGTCGACGGATCGCATATCCGCACATTGCTTCTGACTTTTTTCTATCGCTATTTCGAACCGCTCATCCGCAATGGCCATATTTATATCGCGCAACCGCCACTCTACCGTTTGCAAAAGGGAAAGGAAGTGAATTATGCTTTTACTGATCAAGGCAGAGATGTGCTTATCGAATCGATGAAAAAGAAAAGCGAGGCAAATAAAAAAGACAAAGCAGACAAAGCAGCGGAGAAAAATCTAGAAGAGATTGTGCCAGAAATCGTGATTGAAACCGATGAAGACGGCGAAGTGAAAGAGGAAGTGTCCGGTATTACGATCCAGCGCTATAAAGGTTTGGGAGAGATGAACCCGACACAACTGTGGGAAACAACGATGGATCCGACGACCAGACTAATGATGCAGGTGAATATTGAAGACGCGGAAGCGGCGGACAAAATGTTTGATATCTTGATGGGTACCGAAGTGGAACCGCGCCGGCGTTTCATCCAAACCCATGCCAAGAGTGTGAAGAATTTGGATGTATAATTTGTATTTTTTGCAGTTTGCATTTCTCTTAGTTTTTTTGTATAATTTATACGGTTGAATAATTAACTCGTTTCTTATTTAAAAATAAAAGTATGGAATTACGATCTGACGGGCATAGGGTTGATGTTAACAGAGGCAATCAAGGTGATAATTTCTTTCGCAAGCCAGCTAACGTGGCGATGGATGGCGAAAGAATACCCGATACTAGCACGCCGCGCGGGCCAGAAAGAATCAGGGATTCAAAAATTATCCTGCGAATACTGGATAGAATCATTGGCGCTAGTCTTTTTATGCTCATTTTTGGCATCCCGCTTTTTTTCACAGGAGCTGCTTCTCAAGGGATTGTTTTTGAAAAACAGATTTATTTCTATTTCTGGCTACTACTCGCCCTCATCTCTTGGTCGGCGAAAGGCGTGATTAACGAGGAGATGGATATCCGTCGCACTCCGCTCGACATTCCGATCGTTATTTTTTGGTTGGTATATTTGGTATCTTCTTTTCTATCAGTTGATCGCTGGCATAGTTTTTGGGGTGCCTTTGGTGATCCATCGCGTGGTTTTATGAGCATAACAGCGATGATAATTGCGTACTATTTGATTATCAGTAATTTCAATGAAAAACGGCTGAAATTGATGCTGACTGCTTTTATCAGCTCGGGCGCGGTTTTGTCTGTCTGGACACTTTTGCTTTTTTTCAATGTGCCTTTCACGGGCTTCTCTTTCGGCTCTTTGATTCCTAATAGTATTGCTCAGTATATTCCACTAAGTCTTGTTGGCAGTGTTGGTGGATTGGGGGTGATTTTCTCTGTAATGATAATTTTGGTTTCCATGGTGATTCTAAAAGTAGCTGAAAATGAAAATTTGACCGTTGGAAAAAGAAAGGCACTTTTAGGATTTTTGATGTTTATTCTTGTAGCCGATCTATTTTTACTGCTTAATATCAGTGGTTATGTCATCTGGTCGGGGTTGTTTGTCGGAGTCGTATTATTTCTTGTCTATATCTTGTCAAAAATTGTCCGTCCACATCGCAACTGGGTCTGGTTGCCGATGGTTCTTTTTGTGCTGATTATGATTGTCAAGATGACCGGTTCAGTTTCTTTAGTATCAGAAAAAATTAGTTTGCCAGTGGAAGTCAGTCCGGATTCCTTCATGGAAAACTATAAAGCATCGACGACGATTGCCACTAGTTCTCTGAAGCATAATTTTCTGATTGGTTCCGGCCCTGCTACCTATTCCTATGACTTCTCTCTCTATAAACCGCAAGCTTTCAATGACTCGATGTTTTATAATTTGCGCTTCTCCCAAGCTTCCGGGCTTTTCTTTGAAGCGATCTCAACCATCGGCGGGCTGGGAACGATCGCACTACTAATTCTCGCTCTCTCTTATCTTAGTGTCAGCTTTTATCTTATCTCGCGAGACAAAGAGAAAAATAAGTTGTATTCCCTGGGCGCTTTTTCTGCGGCGATTATTGCACTCGTGGCTGTGGCGACAACGAAGCTGGAGGGCAGCGTTCTGTTTTTTTCCATACTCTTGGGGATTTTTTCACTCGCAGTAATTTTGTTTGAGAGTGAGGCGAAACCGAGATATTTGGCTCTTTCGCTTAAGGCCTCTCCTAAGTTTGCCTTAGCTTTAGCCTTCATTTTTATGCTTGTCAGTGCTGGCGTGGCTTTCCTGTTTGTATTTTTGGGAAAAGTATACGTTGCGGATGTTTACGCGGGAAGAGCTGCACAGGCGTCTAGTCAGAATCAGGAAGATTCCATAATGAAAATGGGAAAAGCGATCGGACTCAATGCTAAGGAGGGCTTCTACTATACCAAAGCCAGTGTTTATTATATGATGCTGGCAAATAAGGAAGCACTTAAATCCGAACAAGAACGCAACGTTGATAATATCAGAAACTACATAAACTATTCTGTTTCAGCTGCTACGAAAGGATTAGAAATGAATAATAATAGCGTAGAAACGGTCGAGGCGTTGGCGCAGATTTATGAGAATTCAGGAATGTATGTTCCTGACTCATTGAAATTAGCGGAGTCCACCTATCAAAAAGCCCTCATGCTTGAGCCACATAATCCAAACTATCTTCTTAAGCTGGGACAGATCAAAATCGCCGATGGTGCGACGAAAAAAGACGAAGGAGAGCGAAAAGCCCTTTTTAATGAAGCCAAGGATTTTTTCCAAAAATCCGTTTCAGAAAAAAATAACTTCGCTCCTGGCTATTATCAACTATCTTTGATCCAGGACGCGCTTGGCGAGACGGACAGCGCGATTGAAAATTCAACTAAGGCCGCACAGCTTGATTCTAAAAATTCGGACTATTTGCTCAGTCTGGCCAACATGTATCGTCTGCGAGCAAAAAATGATGATCTGAAGATTGCTGAAGAAATTTTCAAGATGGTAGTCAAAGCGGATGACAAAAATATCAATGCTCACTTCTATCTTGGCTTAGCTTACGAGAAGGACAAAAATAAGGATGGGGCTAAGGAGGAATATCGAAAGGTGGTTGGACTTCTTTCTGGCGATGGTTCTGCTGATACAAAAAAGCAATTGGAAAAAATGATCAGCAATATCGACAAGGGAGTGGAGAATACTCCAGAAAATCTTGGTTTGACCACTAATGCTCCGGCGCAAGCTCCAGTGACACCAGCAGCAGATTCTTACGTCAATCCTAATCCAGGAACAACTCCGCTAGAGCAGGTTCCTCCTGCACCAGAGGTTAATCCCGCAGTACAACCGACGCCTTAATTGGTCGTCTTGAAAAAACAAGAAATAAAAATTAAAAAATAAAATTCATCTTGCGGTGGTTCACTTTTGGACCAGCGAAGCACTGCAAGAGGACAAAAAAATGGACAATATTAAAACCTGGGGGGAGGCCATCACGCTCTCGCTCATTAATGTTGGAGAGAAGATGATGAATTTTTTGCCGACGCTATTGGGCGCACTGATCGTGCTTGTGGCTGGCTGGATCATGGCAGTAACACTTGGCAGATTGGTGGCAAAAATGGTTTCGGAATTAGGCGTTGATAGCGCAATGAAAAAGATGGGTTTTGGTGGAGGTAAGAGTTCTAAGAATGGCCTTAATCTCACAGTTTCCAATATTGTCGGCGGCCTTTTCGAATGGTTTTTGATTTTGGTTTTTCTAATGGCGGCGACAGACATTTTGCATCTTGATCAGGTAACGATTTTTCTCAACAAAATAATTCTCTACCTGCCGAACGTTATGGTCGCGGTAGTGATTCTCACGGCCGTATTTCTTTTGGGAAATTTTGTCTATCACATCGTCAAAGGCAGTACGCGCGCGGCTGGCGTAATGTCAGCAACGCTCCTGGCGACAATTTCCAAGTGGGCGATTATCATCTTTGGTTTTTTTGCCGCGCTGATCCAATTGGGTGTGGCTAATTCTCTCGTCAACACAATGTTTATCGGCCTCATTGCAATGATCGCTCTGGCCGGCGGATTGGCTTTTGGCTTGGGCGGACGCGACGAAGCGCAACTGATTCTCAAAAAACTGCGAGAAGAATTGACGGAAGGGAGGAAATAGAAAAATATTATTTTATCCAAATCGTAGAGACGCTCTCGACTAGGCGAGGACGTCTCTTTTTTGTGTATTTTTTGTTGTTTTTTGGCGAAAATTAGGTATAATAATAGTGTAAGAAAAAATATAAAAATGCAAAACCTAAAACTAAAAATATTTTTTCTGGCAATAATTTTTGGCTGGGTTTTTGGTGTGGCGGAAAAATCTTTTGGGGCGACGATCAATGCGGTGAGTTGTTCCTATAATGATGTGAGTAGTGCTATTACAGCTGCTTCGCCGGAAGACACTGTTGTCGTTCCGCAAGGATCGTGCATTTGGAATTCCGGGCTCAATATTACAAAAGGTATTAATCTGATCGGAGGACTGGGTGGCGTAACAACAATTACGGCCGCGACTTCATTTGGTGATGATTTTATGATTAAATATTCTCCTACTACTAATAACTTGCAATATAATTATGCCTTTCGATTAAGTGGTTTTACTATTGATGCCGATAATAAAGCGCACGGAGTAGTTCTTGGCGGACAGATCGATCCGCCCTATGTCATGCAAGACAAAGTTAGGGTCGATCATAATATTATTCAAAATACGCTTGGATATAAGGGAATCTGGAATTTTTGCAATTTTTATGGCGTTGTCGATAATAATATAATCACTAATGCTGATTATCCAATTAAGAATGACACGCAATCAAGCGAAGTGAGTTGGTATTCCAATGCGCCCCAAAATATTTTCATATCCGGAACGAATAATTATCTGTATTTTGAGGATAATACTATTACCTATGAAGGCCATCCAGACGGTTTGGCTCTTGAGTCGCAATTTAATGGCCGTTATGCTGCTCGCTATAACACGATTATTGCTCATGGACCATCCTATTCACTTTTTGAAGCACATGGCCATCAAGGAGAGGGTTCTAGTGGCGAAACGATGGGTAGTACTTTTGGTGCGGAAGTCTATGGTAATCGGGTTGAGGCGGCGGATTATCATATGATTTTTTTTAAAACCAGAGGCGGGCGATCATTCATATTTTATAACAGTGTAGCTACAACTTATGTTTTAAGCAATGAAGCTTATGATGGTCTTTTAACTTGCCCAGCTATTTATGCTTATGAGCAGATGATTCATGATACCTATTGGTGGCAAACTCGCAAAGACTTTACTGGCTCGTTAGCTGAGACAGCTGCTGATCATCCTCTTGGTGTTACTTGTGCCGGTTTAGCTAATCGTCCAACTCTAGGCAGGGATGTTTTTTCTGATTCTTCCAGCCCTGGAGTCGGATGCGGTATTTTAGAAAATCGCCCATTAACATGTATCGTCGGGCAAGGATATTGGGCTACAAATCAGTCCTGTGCTGATTTGACCGGCATGGTTGGAACAAATCCCGCAACGCCAATTTCCGGCACACTCTATAAATGTACACAAGAAAATACTTGGACAGCTTTTTATACGCCTTATGTTTATCCTCATCCACTGCGCAATGAAAGTAGTGACACCACTCCGCCAAGCTCGCCAATTGGACTTATGGTAGAATAATTCTCAACTAAAAAATGCCAATCAAAAACTTAAAACTAAAAATCTTTTTTCTCGCAATTATCTTTGGTGGAATTTTTGGAGTGGCGGAAAAAACTTTTGGCGCGACGATCAACGCGGTGAGTTGTTCCCAGATTGATGTTCAATCTGCTATAGATGCATCAGTGAGTGGGGATACTGTTTCAGTTCCAGCTGGAGATTGCACTTGGAGTTCTGAGGTTACCATTCCTGACTCAAAGGGTATTACGATTGAGGCTAATAGTTCTACGATAAGCGGTCGATTGGTGTTTAACCAGAATTATGATACGAGTACACGAATAACTGGTTTTAATTTTATCAGTGGCAATGCCGTTTATGTGGCTGGTATAAAAACCAGTGCGCCGTTTCGAGTAGATCACAATACTTTCACAGTGACAGAAGGATCTAGCATTTTACTTGAAGTCGAAGGGAATGCCCCAGGTCTTGTCGACAATAATAGTTTTAATGCTCCGACTAATTCTGAAATGATTCATAATTACGGTATGGGGGCAGTTGATGCTTCTGGATGGAATGATGATATCATTCCAGGAAGCGCTGATGCGGTATACATTGAAGACAATATTTTTACAAACAATGACCCATCCTTTTGGTACGGCAGACCCCGCCTATTTTTGGGGGAACTCTTCAGTCCAGTCATATTATGGCGCAAGAACTGTCTTTAGGCACAACACACTAAATATGTCTCAGATAGATCAGCACGGTACGCCCGGCATGATTGGTGCGCGATGGTGGGAAATCTATGATAACACCTTTAACAATGGCGTGCCTCATGCGAGCCAATGCTGTTTTATAAGTTTGCGAGCGGGAAGCGGAGTGGTTTTTAATAACCACCATACTGGAGTAAGCCAAGACGGGAATTCTATCGACTTGTATGAGGAAGATAGTGGATATCCGGCTCTTTACCAAATTGGAAGAGGAAAAAACCAGGCACTAGATCCAGCTTATGTTTGGGACAATGATTTATTTTTTTCTGTGGACAGTCAGACGCCAAATATGGTGCAAGAAAATAGGGATTATTATTTGTTTGCAAAACCAGACTATATCCCCTATACTTATCCCCACCCACTCCGCAATGAAAGCGGTGACAGCACTCCGCCCGCATCTCCATCCGGACTGGCCGTAGATTAGCCAAAAAATGGGAAAAATTGCCAAGAAAATCCAAAAGCTTGACAAACTTTTTCAGTTTGCTATGATGAGTAAGCGTTAAAAACAGATAAGTGATCTTTGGCTTTCCTAGGGGAATTTTCAAGGGTGCAATAAATGATACATTTTGTTAATTTTTTTCCAAGAATAAGCGGGTGAGTCGTTTTTGTTTTTGCTCAAAACCCGTTTAGTTGCGGGTTCTTTTTTTATTTCTTATCTAAATCTTTGATTTAGCTATAAGAAATAAATCCGCCTTGGGCGGATAGCTCCACAG
This genomic window contains:
- a CDS encoding ElyC/SanA/YdcF family protein — translated: MKIICILFHVGKKKSEITQDSRWRLLAGAELAKKNEKALVLFVGGGGLEIFGAELLKEFWVKNFPEIKNEYFVLNSSNNTFDNLKEVQSFLVKKSISFPEVNIISSLYHQERLQKIASKLNSKATILSAEEILISKNKQIDEVKKYLNSAEYRKKIFLEWILRACLFLDSKQRMIRAWRWFSYNR
- a CDS encoding rubrerythrin family protein — its product is MSKTTENLQAAFAGESQANRRYLAFAKKAESEGNLGIAKLFRAAAEGETIHALRHLQTLGEVKDTAENLKAAVAGETYEIDMMYPEFLTQAQAENEKGAEASFSQALKVEMIHQALFQKALQKLEAGEDLSDVDYYICPVCGYPAILEVPDFCPVCQTPKAKFQKN
- the gyrB gene encoding DNA topoisomerase (ATP-hydrolyzing) subunit B; its protein translation is MAEDNKKAKSNGPARNASHSDAGGEYNAKSIQVLEGLEPVRKRPGMYIGGTSVDGLHHLIWEVVNNSIDEAMAGRCDSIIVKLLPDNIIEIEDNGAGIPVEKHPQTKKSALETVLTVLHAGGKFGGNGYKISGGLHGVGVSVVNALSAYLRAEVKRDGKIYAMEFERGKPKSKDPIVVGKAKETGTKIIFQADPQIFPEINYSWERILGYLRQQSYLTQGISVKIYDTREAGKERAYGFLFDGGLVSYIKFLNRGKAIKNEMPFYARKEQEDTLVEVAVQYTDSYKEHVFSFANNISTPEGGMHEAGFRSALTRVINTYAKKTGLLKEKDDNFTAEDFQEGLTAVISVKLRNPQFEGQTKAKLGNGEIRGIVSSATAEALAEYLEAHPNNAKAIISKISLTSKARLAARAAKDAVIRKGALEGMTLPGKLADCSSRDASQSEIYIVEGDSAGGSAKQGRNRRFQAILPLRGKLVNVEKATLDKVVKSDTLKPIIIALGAGIGDSLDINKLRYHKVIIMADADVDGSHIRTLLLTFFYRYFEPLIRNGHIYIAQPPLYRLQKGKEVNYAFTDQGRDVLIESMKKKSEANKKDKADKAAEKNLEEIVPEIVIETDEDGEVKEEVSGITIQRYKGLGEMNPTQLWETTMDPTTRLMMQVNIEDAEAADKMFDILMGTEVEPRRRFIQTHAKSVKNLDV